TGTTACTGTTAACTACTGCTGATACATTGTTCCATTCCTTTTGATTGATCATTTGTTTATATAACCTGTTGAAACATTCCTTTGTACTATCAATAACATCTTCTCTAAACTTCTGCCTGAACTCATCCTTTTCATTCCTTAACACTCTTCTTAAGGCTACCTCTGTTTTATTTTCTACATGAAGAGGTTTATCCAAGTTACTTATTTTTCCTATCTTCTGCCTCAGCAACTCGCTATCTTCTATTTTTTCATATGCTTCCTTCATCACTGATGCCAGATTTCTGTAAACTTCTAGCGTTTTTTCAAAGTTCGGATCAGCGTATGACATGAATATTATATGTCCGGTGTTTAGAAGGTGTGAATACACTGAATAGGCTCCCAAACTCATTCTCACAAACGTGAATAGATGTTTCCTACTCAGATAGTGTACTGCCAATGAGTTTGATCCCAGAACTTCATCGCTCTTGTCAAAGAGTTTTCCTCCCATTCCTACGAAATTAACTCTCGAAGGAACTACAATAAGTTCATTCTTATCTACCGTTTCCATTAATTTCTTGTCGAGAACTTCCTTAACCCAGACCTTGTCACTTGACTTGGAGTCATTTTTGAAGGTTGATGACAGCTTGCTGTGGAATGTGGTTGAGTCATCAAGGAATGAGTCCAGTAGTTCAGAGTCTCCTCCAAGGTTAACAGTCAGGTTCTTCATGCTCAATAACTTGCTTCTCATCTCATTGAGTTTAGACTCAACCTTTGACCAATCCTTCTCAGCCAGTGGAACCAGAGTTTCCTTCAAAAAGTTGAGTTGTGAGTAACCGTTAACTACCTCGTCAGCGTAATCAGAAACTGAGAACTTGGAAGCCATTCTACGAAGTGCAAACTCATTTCCTTTTTTTGAAACGTTGGTTTGGTACATATTCAATGCACGTTTCAATATCTCTACTCCTTTCTTTGAGTTTGAAAAGTCCGCATTCATGAGGACATCATTCACAACATCGACCATTTCATTAACTTTGTGTTTCAGGCATTTGGCTCTAACAATAAGGTAACCCAAACCATCCTCAGGATCATCATATGTCTTGTTATTAGTCTCAGTTGTAAAGTAGGTTGATATTGAGAGTCCTCCCAGGTTCTTGCCAATCTTATACGTCAACTCCTCTGGTGTTAGCTTGTCAGTTCCAGACTCTTTAAGCATTGCTGAGAACAAGTTAAGGTATCTCAGGTCATCTACCGTAAGTGAGTCCATTGACAGGGCATAATCCATGTACAATATTCCATGAGAATCAATAGTATGCGTTAGTACAGTCACAGTCTTCCCATCGTTGTATAGAGCGTTCGATTCTTCCAACCTAtctgatgataatttatagaatttaGTTGGAATGGTTTCCTGTTCACGGGATATATCTGAAAGCTCAAGTGTTTTTAGGGACTCTGAACCATCGTTAATATCCATACTTTCcctttcatttttaaacttcTTATAGTATTCTTCCATTTCATCAACTTGTTCCTTTGATAGGTGTGATAGTCTTTCACTTAACTGTTTTGCaatttttttattgaaCTCCTTTTCATATTTTGAAGCTTCTACTGCATGTAAGTGTACTGTAACTCTGGTTGCGTTGTTGAGAATATGCTTTGCCATGAGGTTAATGAAGTAATTTGATGGATTATCTGAGAATATTCTTCTCCGCAGCTCCTTCATTAGGGAATCGAACCTCAGTAATGCAAATGGGTCTCTGCCATATTGAAGCTGTGATTGTATCTGATCGATTAGCATCAACCCCTTTGGATAACTACCACTGTTGAGTTCCCTCATCTCGAATTCCACCAGGTTTAATCCAGAGTCTATTGCATCTCTTTTGAACCCTTCCTCCTTTATTTTTCTAAGTATTCCAAATACCACCTCTTCGAactttttaacaatttcatCTTTGGAGTTGAATTTTGTGTTATCTACTCCTTTAAGTCCAAATGAAAACAGTGACTGCTTATATCCACTTAAGAATCCATGAACCAGCACCTTTTTACCTAGTCCTGAATCTATCAATCCTTTATACAGTACACTTTCAGGTGTTCCTAATAATAGATACTGAAGAACCTGAAATCCTACATTATCTACAGGATcgattttatatttatccaTTGACCCGTTGTACAGTGGGTCTAGCAACCATGAGATCATCAACTCGTCTTCTGTTGGATCTACGGAGCTATACTCTGAACTCACGTGTTTAGGCTTATCTTTGTATTGTTCGTATGGTAAATTTGAATCTGATGAGAACAGGTTTGCGTTATGGACTAGGTTTTCATTATTTGGGTCCTTTTGCACTCCAATATTATATGTAGTCAGATAGTTATCTACAAAGTCCAGTCTATTTTTTACATCATATGGTCCATAGAAATACAATGTTGCAGTCTTTGGACCATAATACAGCTTATAGAAATTAACTAGCTCCTGGTGAGTTAGGTCCACTATATCACTTGGGTCACCTCCACTCACGTACTTGTAACTGTTACTGAACAGATTTTGGTAAATCAAGTTGTAGAACAGACAGGAAGAGTCTGAAAACCTGTTCTTCATCTCACTATACACAACTCCTGAGTAACCTATCATTCTTCCGTGGAGGTTAATATCTGCATCACTTTTATCTGAGGTTCCGTCTGTGACCTTGTAATGCCAGCATTCTTGGTCGAATATGGATTTGTCTTTCGTTATGTTAGGTCTAAAAAACGAGTCCATATACACGTCTCCTGTCTGATAGAAGCTTTTCTCGTTAGTTGATGCGAAAAGGTATGATGTTCTATCCTTATATGTCATGGCGTTAAGGAAGCTGTTGAACCCTCCCTGGACCAGCAGTGAGAATGGGTCCTTCATTGGGTATTTCGGCGTTCCAGACAAAACTGAGTGTTCTAGAACATGTGGAGAGCCTTTACTATTTAGCGGTGGTGACGGTACAATCAAATCAAAACACATTTCCTTGCCGGAATCAATGTGTGATTTGAGTGAAAAAACTGACAGTCCAGTAGATCTATGTTTGTAATTTGTTGCAACAACAGCTATGTCTGGTAAATACACTGAACCAATTTTTTCGAAAGCAGAGTGcgtaaaatttttagattcttGAACCCATTCGGGTTCTTCAGCTTGATCGGGATATTTCATAGTTAAAATGGAGTGCCTGAACGTTGTTTCTCCAAGAGAATCTGGGGAAAACACGTTAAATAGCACGTCTTCTACATTATTACTGGGAGAACTTGAATACATCCTCctaacaaataaataatatctatcattaaaatgattTCGACAGGAATTGAGGCATTTGGAGTTTGAATCAAATACCGATGcgattttata
Above is a window of Theileria parva strain Muguga chromosome 2, complete sequence, whole genome shotgun sequence DNA encoding:
- the PREP1 gene encoding Peptidase M16C associated family protein; the protein is MLFFNHRTLSRRHHILTLTSASILSYLYCNLFFRNSYTHALSKFKYYKIASVFDSNSKCLNSCRNHFNDRYYLFVRRMYSSSPSNNVEDVLFNVFSPDSLGETTFRHSILTMKYPDQAEEPEWVQESKNFTHSAFEKIGSVYLPDIAVVATNYKHRSTGLSVFSLKSHIDSGKEMCFDLIVPSPPLNSKGSPHVLEHSVLSGTPKYPMKDPFSLLVQGGFNSFLNAMTYKDRTSYLFASTNEKSFYQTGDVYMDSFFRPNITKDKSIFDQECWHYKVTDGTSDKSDADINLHGRMIGYSGVVYSEMKNRFSDSSCLFYNLIYQNLFSNSYKYVSGGDPSDIVDLTHQELVNFYKLYYGPKTATLYFYGPYDVKNRLDFVDNYLTTYNIGVQKDPNNENLVHNANLFSSDSNLPYEQYKDKPKHVSSEYSSVDPTEDELMISWLLDPLYNGSMDKYKIDPVDNVGFQVLQYLLLGTPESVLYKGLIDSGLGKKVLVHGFLSGYKQSLFSFGLKGVDNTKFNSKDEIVKKFEEVVFGILRKIKEEGFKRDAIDSGLNLVEFEMRELNSGSYPKGLMLIDQIQSQLQYGRDPFALLRFDSLMKELRRRIFSDNPSNYFINLMAKHILNNATRVTVHLHAVEASKYEKEFNKKIAKQLSERLSHLSKEQVDEMEEYYKKFKNERESMDINDGSESLKTLELSDISREQETIPTKFYKLSSDRLEESNALYNDGKTVTVLTHTIDSHGILYMDYALSMDSLTVDDLRYLNLFSAMLKESGTDKLTPEELTYKIGKNLGGLSISTYFTTETNNKTYDDPEDGLGYLIVRAKCLKHKVNEMVDVVNDVLMNADFSNSKKGVEILKRALNMYQTNVSKKGNEFALRRMASKFSVSDYADEVVNGYSQLNFLKETLVPLAEKDWSKVESKLNEMRSKLLSMKNLTVNLGGDSELLDSFLDDSTTFHSKLSSTFKNDSKSSDKVWVKEVLDKKLMETVDKNELIVVPSRVNFVGMGGKLFDKSDEVLGSNSLAVHYLSRKHLFTFVRMSLGAYSVYSHLLNTGHIIFMSYADPNFEKTLEVYRNLASVMKEAYEKIEDSELLRQKIGKISNLDKPLHVENKTEVALRRVLRNEKDEFRQKFREDVIDSTKECFNRLYKQMINQKEWNNVSAVVNSNTSDEASGDYKRLHIN